TGAATCAACAGGGGCTGGATGCCGCATGGCTGGACGCGCGCGCATTTTTACGCGCCGAACGTGCCGCGCAGCCGCAGGTTGATGAAGGACTTTCTTATCCTTTATTGCAACAGCTACTGGCGCAGCATCCGGGTAAACGTCTGGTGGTGACTGGCTTTATTAGCCGTAACCATGACGGTGAAACGGTACTGCTGGGGCGTAATGGATCGGATTATTCCGCTACCCAAATCGGCGCGCTGGCGGGGGTTTCCCGCGTCACCATCTGGAGCGATGTGGCGGGCGTTTATAGCGCTGACCCGCGCAAAGTCAAAGATGCCTGCCTGTTGCCGTTATTGCGTCTGGACGAAGCCAGCGAGCTGGCGCGTCTGGCGGCGCCTGTTCTGCATGCCCGTACGCTACAGCCGGTGTCCGGCAGTGATATTGATCTACAACTGCGTTGTAGCTATACGCCGGATCAAGGGTCTACCCGAATTGAACGGGTGCTGGCTTCCGGGACGGGCGCGCGTATCGTGACCAGTCACGATGATATCTGTCTGATTGAGTTTCAGGTGCCCGCCAGCCAGGATTTCAGGCTGGTGCACAAAGAGATCGAGCAAATTTTAAAACGGTCGCAGGCGCGTCCGCTGGCGGTGGGCGTGCATCGCGATCGCCAGCTCTTGCAGTTCTGCTATACCGCCGAGGTAGCGGATAGCGTACTGAAACTCCTCGATGATGTTGGGCTGCCGGGCGAATTACGCTTGCGGCAGGGGCTGGCACTGGTGGCGATGGTCGGGGCGGGCGTCACTCGCAATCCACTGCATTGTCATCGTTTCTGGCAGCAACTCAAAGGTCAGCCAGTGGAATTTACCTGGCAATCGGAGGAGGGCATCAGCCTCGTGGCTGTGCTGCGTACCGGCCCGACCGAAAGTGTGATCCAGGGGTTGCACCAGTCGCTATTCCGCGCTGAGAAACGTATTGGCCTGGTGTTGTTTGGCAAGGGGAACATCGGCTCCCGCTGGCTGGAACTGTTTGCCCGCGAGCAAAGTACGCTTTCCGCACGCACCGGTTTTGAATTTGTGCTGGCGGGCGTGGTGGATAGCCGCCGTAGCCTGCTCAGTTATGACGGCCTGGACGCCAGCCGTGCGCTGGCATTCTTTGATGATGAAGCCGTTGAGCAGGATGAAGAGTCGTTATTCCTGTGGATGCGGGCGCATCCGTATGACGATCTGGTGGTGCTTGACGTGACTGCCAGCGAGCAGTTAGCCGATCAATACCTCGATTTCGCCAGCCACGGCTTCCATGTGATTAGCGCTAATAAACTGGCGGGTGCCAGCGCCAGCGATAAATATCGTCAGATTCATGACGCGTTTGAAAAAACAGGGCGCCACTGGCTGTACAACGCTACCGTGGGCGCGGGGTTGCCTATCAACCACACGGTGCGGGATCTGATTGACAGCGGCGATACGATTCTCTCGATCAGCGGGATCTTCTCCGGGACGCTATCCTGGTTATTCCTGCAATTTGACGGTACGGTGCCGTTTACCGAACTGGTCGATCAAGCGTGGCAGCAGGGATTGACCGAACCCGATCCGCGCGTGGATCTTTCCGGGAAAGATGTCATGCGCAAGCTGGTGATTCTGGCGCGCGAGGCGGGGTATGACATCGAGCCGGATCAGGTGCGTGTAGAATCATTGGTGCCAGCACACTGTGAAGAAGGATCTATCGATCACTTCTTTGAGAACGGCGATGCGCTGAATGAGCAGATGGTACAACGTCTGGAGGCTGCCCGCGAACTGGGGCTGGTTCTACGCTATGTCGCGCGTTTCGACGCCAATGGTAAAGCGCGCGTCGGCGTTGAAGCGGTACGCCCGGAGCACCCGCTGGCGGCGTTGCTGCCGTGTGATAATGTTTTTGCTATTGAAAGTCGTTGGTATCGCGATAATCCGCTGGTGATCCGTGGGCCGGGCGCGGGCCGCGATGTCACTGCCGGGGCGATTCAGTCCGATATCAACCGCCTGGCGCAGTTGTTGTAATACGCCTGCCCGCCGGGTGGCGGCTTCGCCTGATCCGGCCTACGTTAAGCCTGGTTCGTAGGCCGGATAAGAGGCGAAAGGGGGATCTGCTTAACTTTCGTCAGATGCGTTTTTTGCATTGGCGACGATAAATCGGTTCATCTTCGCCTGGATAATGGCTGCGCCGACAGGCGGAAACAGCAATGCCCAGAATAGCGTCCAGCCGCTCTGTATACCCGTATCTTCGTTTTTATTCGCCAGCAATGTTCGGATTTCGTCGCTAAGCGTCAGGCACAATATTGCTGTGCTAAACGGCATCATTGCTGACAGCCATCCCGCGCTACATGCGGTCATGAGTCGGGGCGAAGGCGCCACAAACTGCATTTCCCGGTGAATTCTGACGAACCAATAAATAATATAAAATGGAATGAAAAAGGCCAATAATGCGACGACAACGGGTTCTGCGCACTCAGGTCGCTGGGTTGATGAGTTTCTTTTTGGCGGAGCAATAGAGAAAAGTTCTTTTTTGATCGGTAGCAGGAACAAGAGGGCGATAATCGATAATGTAATCGCGATGCTCGATATATACTCCTGGGGGATGGCGTATATAAATATAGACAGATAGCTAGCGATGATAAATTTGAACAGTAAGCAGAGGCTAAATAAAATAACAAATGTCTGTGTACTGCCGATAGCGCTGAAAAGCAGCATGGGGACTAACAGCGTCATTACCCCCACGCAAAAACGCATCAAAAACTGCCCTATGGTCAGTCTGATTACTTCAGATGGGTCATTTACGTAGAAGGAACAGACCACGCCAATGATTAACAGCAACGCAACAAAGTAGAGTGAGTAACGATTTTTTATACGGCAGACAAACCAGCTTGCGATCATCCCAAGCAGATATCCCATCTGGGCACCCGCGAGAATCGCACCAATACGGTTAGCTGGAATGGACAGCGATTGACTCCAAAAATGAACGCTATACGACGACGCGCCTAACGCGCTGATAAATGAGAGCGCAAAAAAGAAAAAAATGATACTCCA
The Salmonella bongori NCTC 12419 DNA segment above includes these coding regions:
- a CDS encoding bifunctional aspartate kinase/homoserine dehydrogenase II; the encoded protein is MSVMAQAGAKGRQLHKFGGSSLADVKCYLRVAGIMAEYSQPGDMMVVSAAGSTTNQLISWLKLSQTDRLSAHQVLQTLRRYQCDLISGLLPAGAADDLIGAFISDLERLAAQLDGGVTDAVYAEIVGHGEIWSARLMSAVLNQQGLDAAWLDARAFLRAERAAQPQVDEGLSYPLLQQLLAQHPGKRLVVTGFISRNHDGETVLLGRNGSDYSATQIGALAGVSRVTIWSDVAGVYSADPRKVKDACLLPLLRLDEASELARLAAPVLHARTLQPVSGSDIDLQLRCSYTPDQGSTRIERVLASGTGARIVTSHDDICLIEFQVPASQDFRLVHKEIEQILKRSQARPLAVGVHRDRQLLQFCYTAEVADSVLKLLDDVGLPGELRLRQGLALVAMVGAGVTRNPLHCHRFWQQLKGQPVEFTWQSEEGISLVAVLRTGPTESVIQGLHQSLFRAEKRIGLVLFGKGNIGSRWLELFAREQSTLSARTGFEFVLAGVVDSRRSLLSYDGLDASRALAFFDDEAVEQDEESLFLWMRAHPYDDLVVLDVTASEQLADQYLDFASHGFHVISANKLAGASASDKYRQIHDAFEKTGRHWLYNATVGAGLPINHTVRDLIDSGDTILSISGIFSGTLSWLFLQFDGTVPFTELVDQAWQQGLTEPDPRVDLSGKDVMRKLVILAREAGYDIEPDQVRVESLVPAHCEEGSIDHFFENGDALNEQMVQRLEAARELGLVLRYVARFDANGKARVGVEAVRPEHPLAALLPCDNVFAIESRWYRDNPLVIRGPGAGRDVTAGAIQSDINRLAQLL
- a CDS encoding MFS transporter, translating into MEIALPSMPDKKWTCADLLSSYRFWSIIFFFFALSFISALGASSYSVHFWSQSLSIPANRIGAILAGAQMGYLLGMIASWFVCRIKNRYSLYFVALLLIIGVVCSFYVNDPSEVIRLTIGQFLMRFCVGVMTLLVPMLLFSAIGSTQTFVILFSLCLLFKFIIASYLSIFIYAIPQEYISSIAITLSIIALLFLLPIKKELFSIAPPKRNSSTQRPECAEPVVVALLAFFIPFYIIYWFVRIHREMQFVAPSPRLMTACSAGWLSAMMPFSTAILCLTLSDEIRTLLANKNEDTGIQSGWTLFWALLFPPVGAAIIQAKMNRFIVANAKNASDES